In Arachis hypogaea cultivar Tifrunner chromosome 17, arahy.Tifrunner.gnm2.J5K5, whole genome shotgun sequence, a single window of DNA contains:
- the LOC112764524 gene encoding uncharacterized protein isoform X9: MSEICNGSRKPTTTNPTSKRHARMERALKLANKKLNKVSQTQIGTNYTITSSKSTMDWTPMKDSRDGAKHVLICEPITDAKNNVPATMEGRTISYNSVDTNMPIQGAGDHSIFSSGRASQRTKSGRKANQRRNKDVKNNEPTNNSKKTSQRANRHVNSGEQTNMDFAEYLHMGYAMYECEHCAALFWYDERSNKNYNTADPKFNLCCKGGQVQLPHLPEAPNVLYELLFNNTPKSKHFRDNIRSYNSMFQFTSMGAKIDRGLNTSRGPPTFTLFGENYHLMGSLIPPEGNVAKFAQLYVFDTLNEIKNRLAAIRGEDKKEIHEDIVRDLKKMLDERNVLVKAFRMVKDSVVKDSNTTVKLRLIGKREKDGRRYNLPSTDEVAALIVGDFDIDKTDRDIVVETQSGRLQRINQLNPAYLGLQYPLLFPFGEDGYKEDIPLNKRYQNGGKGRQEVSMREFFAFRIQERLFDGSPLLYSRRLFQQFLVDGYSMIESSRLNYIRLEQEKFRCEMYKGIKEAVLSGETTPSSRGKRIVLPSSFTGGPRYMIQNYQDAMAICKAVGYPDLFITFTCNPKWPEVEDFLKNRELNAEDRPDIVCRAFKAKLDILIKDIRANKIFGKVCAVVYTIEFQKRGLPHAHILLFLHKDDKYPTAEDIDKIISAEIPDKELDPEYYEAVEKHMMHGPCGMARKDSPCMENGKCIRRFPKRFVEYSTVDDDGYPVYRRREDGRTINKSGVDLDNRYVVPHNRLLLMRYGAHINVEWCNQSRSIKYLFKYVNNGHDRVTASFYKSATENADLDEHDEVSMYYDCRYISPCEAAWRIFGYNIHYRDPSVVRLGFHLPNEQNVVFKDHENLDDVLRETSVKESMFLGWFQANKDYTEARTLTYAELPTKFVWKAKERVWLPRKTHFVIGRIFYVPLGSGERYYLRLLLNFVKGPTSFEDIRTIDDVVYATFKDACYARGLLENEKEYIEAIEEASHWGSGTYLRKLFATLLFSNSMDTPEHVWQKTWTLLCDDILHRQRTLLDNSDLVLTEDELKELTLIEIEKILNSYNKSLRDFPPMSILDMSQLNNQVYVDGMNRLICDELRYDRRQLALDHASYMQQLTDEQRVVYEQVIQAVQSGKGGVFFLYGYGGTGKTFVWKTLASALRSRSQVVLTVASSGIASLLLPGGRTAHSRFAIPLNLDECSTCNIKQGSALADLLIKTKLIIWDEAPMVNRFCIEALDRTMRDILRFSNPNSLDQPFGGKTVVFGGDFRQILPVIPKGTRQEIVNATINSSYIWDSCKLLSLTKNMRLKAGDSHTNSSELKEFGDWILGIGDGSHGTPRDCGERIEIPEDILVKDWDDPIETICKVTYPELFCGKNIDEHIEDRAILAPTLQIVDEINNYMMSLNSTEAQTYYSSDKACPTESNNDLLASIHTPEFLNTIRCSGIPNHELTLKVGTPIMLLRNIDHFAGLCNGTRLVVTRLGKHIIEACSKVGKNKGQKVFIPRMTLSPSDHRIPFKFQRRQFPIMVSYAMTINKSQGQSLSKVGLLLKKPVFTHGQLYVAASRVTNRQGLKILLCHDANNRTETDNVVFKEVFRNVC, translated from the exons ATGTCAGAAATATGCAATGGCAGCAGGAAGCCAACAACCACTAATCCCACAAGCAAAAG ACATGCTAGGATGGAAAGAGCACTCAAATTAGCTAACAAGAAGCTAAACAAAGTATCTCAGACTCAAATAG GAACAAATTATACAATTACATCCAGCAAATCTACCATGGATTGGACTCCAATGAAAG ATTCAAGGGATGGTGCAAAACATGTCCTTATATGTGAACCAATCACAGATGCCAAAAATAATGTTCCAGCCACAATGGAAGGGAGAACTATTTCATATAATTCCGTGGACACCAATATGCCAATACAAG GTGCTGGTGATCACAGTATATTTAGTAGTGGTAGAGCATCACAGAGAACAAAATCAG GTAGAAAGGCAAACCAAAGGCGAAACAAAGACGTTAAAAACAATGAACCTACAAACAACA GTAAGAAGACATCCCAAAGGGCTAATAGACACGTAAATTCTGGTGAACAAACAAATATGG ATTTTGCAGAGTATTTGCACATGGGATATGCAATGTATGAATGTGAACATTGTGCTGCTCTCTTTTGGTACGATGAGAGGTCAAATAAAAATTACAACACAGCGGATCCTAAGTTCAATTTATGTTGTAAAGGAGGGCAGGTGCAACTTCCACACCTACCAGAAGCCCCTAACGTGTTGTATGAGTTGTTGTTCAATAATACTCCCAAGAGCAAGCATTTTCGAGATAACATCAGATCATATAATAGCATGTTCCAGTTCACATCGATGGGTGCAAAGATAGATCGTGGTTTAAATACTTCCAGAGGTCCTCCTACATTTACACTTTTTGGGGAGAACTATCATTTAATGGGAAGTCTCATACCGCCAGAAGGAAACGTGGCAAAGTTTGCCCAATTGTATGTTTTTGATACACTAAATGAGATCAAAAACCGCTTGGCTGCTATCCG GGGTGAAGATAAAAAAGAAATACATGAAGACATTGTGAGAGACTTAAAGAAGATGCTAGATGAGAGAAATGTATTGGTGAAGGCGTTTCGCATGGTTAAGGATTCGGTCGTTAAAGATTCAAATACCACAGTCAAGCTCAGATTAATCGGCAAAAGAGAAAAAGATGGTAGAAGATACAACTTGCCTTCAACAGATGAGGTCGCCGCATTAATTGTGGGTGACTTTGATATAGATAAGACTGATAGGGATATTGTCGTCGAGACTCAAAGTGGAAGATTACAAAGGATCAACCAACTCAACCCAGCTTACCTGGGATTACAATATCCTTTGTTATTTCCTTTTGGAGAGGATGGATACAAAGAAGATATACCTCTCAATAAACGTTATCAAAATGGTGGGAAAGGGCGCCAGGAGGTGTCAATGAGAGAATTCTTTGCATTTAGAATACAAGAAAGGTTATTTGATGGTTCCCCGTTGTTATATTCAAGGCGACTCTTCCAGCAATTTTTGGTTGATGGGTATTCGATGATTGAATCCTCTAGGTTAAACTATATAAGGCTTGAACAGGAGAAATTCAGATGTGAGATGTACAAAGGAATAAAAGAAGCAGTTTTGAGTGGGGAAACAACACCGTCATCGCGCGGCAAACGTATTGTATTGCCTTCATCATTTACAGGAGGGCCAAGGTACATGATTCAAAACTATCAGGATGCAATGGCAATTTGTAAGGCGGTGGGTTATCCAGACCTCTTTATTACATTCACATGCAATCCTAAGTGGCCTGAGGTGGAAGACTTCCTTAAGAATAGAGAATTAAATGCAGAAGATAGACCTGACATAGTTTGCAGAGCATTCAAGGCTAAACTGGATATATTGATTAAAGACATCCGAGCAAACAAAATTTTTGGCAAAGTTTGTGCAG TTGTATACACCATCGAAtttcaaaaaagaggactacCACATGCACATATACTATTGTTCTTACATAAGGATGACAAGTATCCAACTGCTGAGGACATTGATAAAATCATCTCAGCTGAGATACCGGATAAGGAGTTAGATCCTGAATACTATGAAGCTGTGGAGAAGCACATGATGCACGGTCCATGTGGGATGGCTAGGAAAGATTCACCATGTATGGAGAATGGTAAGTGTATACGTCGCTTCCCCAAGAGATTCGTTGAGTACTCAACTGTCGATGATGATGGGTATCCAGTCTACAGACGCAGGGAAGATGGAAGGACTATAAACAAGTCTGGAGTTGATCTTGATAATCGATATGTGGTTCCACATAACAGGCTACTATTGATGAGATATGGGGCTCACATAAATGTTGAGTGGTGTAACCAATCAAGATCAATTAAGTATTTGTTCAAGTACGTTAATAATGGCCATGATCGTGTAACAGCTTCGTTCTACAAGAGTGCCACAGAGAATGCTGACCTGGACGAACACGACGAAGTCAGCATGTACTATGATTGCAGGTACATATCTCCCTGTGAGGCCGCCTGGAGAATCTTTGGTTATAACATACATTATAGAGATCCATCAGTGGTAAGACTAGGGTTTCATTTACCCAATGAACAAAACGTGGTATTTAAAGACCATGAAAACCTTGATGATGTGCTGAGAGAAACATCCGTGAAGGAATCCATGTTCCTAGGATGGTTTCAAGCAAACAAGGATTATACAGAAGCAAGAACACTGACGTATGCAGAGCTCCCCACTAAGTTTGTATGGAAGGCAAAAGAAAGAGTATGGTTGCCCCGAAAAACACATTTTGTGATTGGAAGAATTTTCTATGTGCCTCTAGGATCAGGTGAAAGATATTATTTAAGGCTTCTACTCAATTTCGTCAAGGGACCAACTTCTTTTGAGGATATCAGGACTATAGATGATGTGGTCTATGCTACTTTCAAAGACGCCTGTTATGCACGTGGCCTTTTAGAAAATGAAAAGGAATATATTGAGGCGATCGAGGAAGCCAGCCATTGGGGTTCAGGAACATATTTGAGAAAACTCTTTGCGACACTTTTGTTTTCAAATTCGATGGATACACCAGAACATGTTTGGCAAAAGACATGGACTCTATTATGTGATGACATACTTCATAGGCAGCGAACACTTCTGGACAATTCAG ATTTAGTCCTTACTGAAGATGAGTTGAAGGAGTTGACACTAATAGAAATTGAAAAAATTCTGAACAGCTATAACAAGAGTCTTAGGGATTTTCCACCGATGTCAATTCTGGATATGAGTCAACTTAATAATCAAGTGTATGTTGATGGGATGAATAGGCTAATTTGTGATGAGCTCCGATATGATAGAAGACAACTAGCTTTAGATCATGCTTCTTACATGCAACAACTAACTGACGAGCAAAGAGTTGTGTATGAGCAAGTCATACAAGCAGTTCAAAGCGGCAAAGGGGGCGTATTCTTTTTGTATGGTTACGGTGGAACAGGAAAAACTTTTGTTTGGAAGACATTAGCATCTGCACTGAGATCAAGATCACAAGTTGTACTAACTGTTGCATCAAGTGGGATTGCATCTCTTTTACTACCCGGTGGACGGACAGCACACTCACGATTTGCAATCCCACTCAATTTAGATGAATGCTCAACATGCAATATAAAACAGGGCAGCGCATTAGCTGATTTGTTAATAAAGACTAAGCTAATTATTTGGGATGAGGCTCCTATGGTGAATAGATTTTGTATTGAGGCACTTGACAGGACAATGCGTGATATATTAAGATTCAGCAATCCAAACAGCCTTGATCAGCCTTTTGGAGGGAAGACAGTGGTCTTCGGTGGTGACTTTCGACAAATTCTCCCAGTAATTCCTAAAGGGACTAGACAAGAAATTGTTAACGCCACTATAAACTCATCGTACATATGGGATAGTTGCAAGCTGTTGTCATTGACCAAAAACATGCGATTGAAAGCAGGTGACTCCCACACAAACTCATCCGAGTTAAAAGAGTTTGGTGACTGGATACTAGGTATTGGTGATGGTAGCCACGGAACACCAAGAGATTGTGGTGAGAGGATTGAAATCCCAGAAGACATCCTGGTTAAGGATTGGGATGACCCAATAGAGACGATCTGTAAGGTAACATATCCAGAACTATTTTGCGGGAAAAATATTGATGAACATATTGAAGATAGAGCGATACTAGCACCAACATTGCAAATAGTTGATGAGATAAACAACTACATGATGAGCTTAAATTCTACTGAAGCACAAACATATTACAGCTCAGACAAGGCATGCCCAACAGAATCCAACAATGACTTATTGGCATCCATACACACACCAGAATTCCTAAACACAATCAGATGTTCAGGAATTCCAAATCATGAGTTGACATTAAAGGTTGGAACCCCTATAATGTTACTGAGGAATATAGACCATTTTGCAGGATTGTGCAATGGTACCCGCCTGGTTGTCACTAGGCTTGGGAAACACATCATTGAAGCATGTAGCAAGGTTGGAAAGAACAAAGGTCAGAAGGTGTTTATTCCTAGGATGACTCTAAGCCCATCGGATCATCGAATTCCATTCAAGTTCCAACGGAGACAGTTTCCTATAATGGTGTCTTACGCAATGACTATA
- the LOC112764524 gene encoding uncharacterized protein isoform X10, giving the protein MAAGSQQPLIPQAKARHARMERALKLANKKLNKVSQTQIGTNYTITSSKSTMDWTPMKDSRDGAKHVLICEPITDAKNNVPATMEGRTISYNSVDTNMPIQGAGDHSIFSSGRASQRTKSGRKANQRRNKDVKNNEPTNNSKKTSQRANRHVNSGEQTNMDFAEYLHMGYAMYECEHCAALFWYDERSNKNYNTADPKFNLCCKGGQVQLPHLPEAPNVLYELLFNNTPKSKHFRDNIRSYNSMFQFTSMGAKIDRGLNTSRGPPTFTLFGENYHLMGSLIPPEGNVAKFAQLYVFDTLNEIKNRLAAIRGEDKKEIHEDIVRDLKKMLDERNVLVKAFRMVKDSVVKDSNTTVKLRLIGKREKDGRRYNLPSTDEVAALIVGDFDIDKTDRDIVVETQSGRLQRINQLNPAYLGLQYPLLFPFGEDGYKEDIPLNKRYQNGGKGRQEVSMREFFAFRIQERLFDGSPLLYSRRLFQQFLVDGYSMIESSRLNYIRLEQEKFRCEMYKGIKEAVLSGETTPSSRGKRIVLPSSFTGGPRYMIQNYQDAMAICKAVGYPDLFITFTCNPKWPEVEDFLKNRELNAEDRPDIVCRAFKAKLDILIKDIRANKIFGKVCAVVYTIEFQKRGLPHAHILLFLHKDDKYPTAEDIDKIISAEIPDKELDPEYYEAVEKHMMHGPCGMARKDSPCMENGKCIRRFPKRFVEYSTVDDDGYPVYRRREDGRTINKSGVDLDNRYVVPHNRLLLMRYGAHINVEWCNQSRSIKYLFKYVNNGHDRVTASFYKSATENADLDEHDEVSMYYDCRYISPCEAAWRIFGYNIHYRDPSVVRLGFHLPNEQNVVFKDHENLDDVLRETSVKESMFLGWFQANKDYTEARTLTYAELPTKFVWKAKERVWLPRKTHFVIGRIFYVPLGSGERYYLRLLLNFVKGPTSFEDIRTIDDVVYATFKDACYARGLLENEKEYIEAIEEASHWGSGTYLRKLFATLLFSNSMDTPEHVWQKTWTLLCDDILHRQRTLLDNSDLVLTEDELKELTLIEIEKILNSYNKSLRDFPPMSILDMSQLNNQVYVDGMNRLICDELRYDRRQLALDHASYMQQLTDEQRVVYEQVIQAVQSGKGGVFFLYGYGGTGKTFVWKTLASALRSRSQVVLTVASSGIASLLLPGGRTAHSRFAIPLNLDECSTCNIKQGSALADLLIKTKLIIWDEAPMVNRFCIEALDRTMRDILRFSNPNSLDQPFGGKTVVFGGDFRQILPVIPKGTRQEIVNATINSSYIWDSCKLLSLTKNMRLKAGDSHTNSSELKEFGDWILGIGDGSHGTPRDCGERIEIPEDILVKDWDDPIETICKVTYPELFCGKNIDEHIEDRAILAPTLQIVDEINNYMMSLNSTEAQTYYSSDKACPTESNNDLLASIHTPEFLNTIRCSGIPNHELTLKVGTPIMLLRNIDHFAGLCNGTRLVVTRLGKHIIEACSKVGKNKGQKVFIPRMTLSPSDHRIPFKFQRRQFPIMVSYAMTINKSQGQSLSKVGLLLKKPVFTHGQLYVAASRVTNRQGLKILLCHDANNRTETDNVVFKEVFRNVC; this is encoded by the exons ATGGCAGCAGGAAGCCAACAACCACTAATCCCACAAGCAAAAG CAAGACATGCTAGGATGGAAAGAGCACTCAAATTAGCTAACAAGAAGCTAAACAAAGTATCTCAGACTCAAATAG GAACAAATTATACAATTACATCCAGCAAATCTACCATGGATTGGACTCCAATGAAAG ATTCAAGGGATGGTGCAAAACATGTCCTTATATGTGAACCAATCACAGATGCCAAAAATAATGTTCCAGCCACAATGGAAGGGAGAACTATTTCATATAATTCCGTGGACACCAATATGCCAATACAAG GTGCTGGTGATCACAGTATATTTAGTAGTGGTAGAGCATCACAGAGAACAAAATCAG GTAGAAAGGCAAACCAAAGGCGAAACAAAGACGTTAAAAACAATGAACCTACAAACAACA GTAAGAAGACATCCCAAAGGGCTAATAGACACGTAAATTCTGGTGAACAAACAAATATGG ATTTTGCAGAGTATTTGCACATGGGATATGCAATGTATGAATGTGAACATTGTGCTGCTCTCTTTTGGTACGATGAGAGGTCAAATAAAAATTACAACACAGCGGATCCTAAGTTCAATTTATGTTGTAAAGGAGGGCAGGTGCAACTTCCACACCTACCAGAAGCCCCTAACGTGTTGTATGAGTTGTTGTTCAATAATACTCCCAAGAGCAAGCATTTTCGAGATAACATCAGATCATATAATAGCATGTTCCAGTTCACATCGATGGGTGCAAAGATAGATCGTGGTTTAAATACTTCCAGAGGTCCTCCTACATTTACACTTTTTGGGGAGAACTATCATTTAATGGGAAGTCTCATACCGCCAGAAGGAAACGTGGCAAAGTTTGCCCAATTGTATGTTTTTGATACACTAAATGAGATCAAAAACCGCTTGGCTGCTATCCG GGGTGAAGATAAAAAAGAAATACATGAAGACATTGTGAGAGACTTAAAGAAGATGCTAGATGAGAGAAATGTATTGGTGAAGGCGTTTCGCATGGTTAAGGATTCGGTCGTTAAAGATTCAAATACCACAGTCAAGCTCAGATTAATCGGCAAAAGAGAAAAAGATGGTAGAAGATACAACTTGCCTTCAACAGATGAGGTCGCCGCATTAATTGTGGGTGACTTTGATATAGATAAGACTGATAGGGATATTGTCGTCGAGACTCAAAGTGGAAGATTACAAAGGATCAACCAACTCAACCCAGCTTACCTGGGATTACAATATCCTTTGTTATTTCCTTTTGGAGAGGATGGATACAAAGAAGATATACCTCTCAATAAACGTTATCAAAATGGTGGGAAAGGGCGCCAGGAGGTGTCAATGAGAGAATTCTTTGCATTTAGAATACAAGAAAGGTTATTTGATGGTTCCCCGTTGTTATATTCAAGGCGACTCTTCCAGCAATTTTTGGTTGATGGGTATTCGATGATTGAATCCTCTAGGTTAAACTATATAAGGCTTGAACAGGAGAAATTCAGATGTGAGATGTACAAAGGAATAAAAGAAGCAGTTTTGAGTGGGGAAACAACACCGTCATCGCGCGGCAAACGTATTGTATTGCCTTCATCATTTACAGGAGGGCCAAGGTACATGATTCAAAACTATCAGGATGCAATGGCAATTTGTAAGGCGGTGGGTTATCCAGACCTCTTTATTACATTCACATGCAATCCTAAGTGGCCTGAGGTGGAAGACTTCCTTAAGAATAGAGAATTAAATGCAGAAGATAGACCTGACATAGTTTGCAGAGCATTCAAGGCTAAACTGGATATATTGATTAAAGACATCCGAGCAAACAAAATTTTTGGCAAAGTTTGTGCAG TTGTATACACCATCGAAtttcaaaaaagaggactacCACATGCACATATACTATTGTTCTTACATAAGGATGACAAGTATCCAACTGCTGAGGACATTGATAAAATCATCTCAGCTGAGATACCGGATAAGGAGTTAGATCCTGAATACTATGAAGCTGTGGAGAAGCACATGATGCACGGTCCATGTGGGATGGCTAGGAAAGATTCACCATGTATGGAGAATGGTAAGTGTATACGTCGCTTCCCCAAGAGATTCGTTGAGTACTCAACTGTCGATGATGATGGGTATCCAGTCTACAGACGCAGGGAAGATGGAAGGACTATAAACAAGTCTGGAGTTGATCTTGATAATCGATATGTGGTTCCACATAACAGGCTACTATTGATGAGATATGGGGCTCACATAAATGTTGAGTGGTGTAACCAATCAAGATCAATTAAGTATTTGTTCAAGTACGTTAATAATGGCCATGATCGTGTAACAGCTTCGTTCTACAAGAGTGCCACAGAGAATGCTGACCTGGACGAACACGACGAAGTCAGCATGTACTATGATTGCAGGTACATATCTCCCTGTGAGGCCGCCTGGAGAATCTTTGGTTATAACATACATTATAGAGATCCATCAGTGGTAAGACTAGGGTTTCATTTACCCAATGAACAAAACGTGGTATTTAAAGACCATGAAAACCTTGATGATGTGCTGAGAGAAACATCCGTGAAGGAATCCATGTTCCTAGGATGGTTTCAAGCAAACAAGGATTATACAGAAGCAAGAACACTGACGTATGCAGAGCTCCCCACTAAGTTTGTATGGAAGGCAAAAGAAAGAGTATGGTTGCCCCGAAAAACACATTTTGTGATTGGAAGAATTTTCTATGTGCCTCTAGGATCAGGTGAAAGATATTATTTAAGGCTTCTACTCAATTTCGTCAAGGGACCAACTTCTTTTGAGGATATCAGGACTATAGATGATGTGGTCTATGCTACTTTCAAAGACGCCTGTTATGCACGTGGCCTTTTAGAAAATGAAAAGGAATATATTGAGGCGATCGAGGAAGCCAGCCATTGGGGTTCAGGAACATATTTGAGAAAACTCTTTGCGACACTTTTGTTTTCAAATTCGATGGATACACCAGAACATGTTTGGCAAAAGACATGGACTCTATTATGTGATGACATACTTCATAGGCAGCGAACACTTCTGGACAATTCAG ATTTAGTCCTTACTGAAGATGAGTTGAAGGAGTTGACACTAATAGAAATTGAAAAAATTCTGAACAGCTATAACAAGAGTCTTAGGGATTTTCCACCGATGTCAATTCTGGATATGAGTCAACTTAATAATCAAGTGTATGTTGATGGGATGAATAGGCTAATTTGTGATGAGCTCCGATATGATAGAAGACAACTAGCTTTAGATCATGCTTCTTACATGCAACAACTAACTGACGAGCAAAGAGTTGTGTATGAGCAAGTCATACAAGCAGTTCAAAGCGGCAAAGGGGGCGTATTCTTTTTGTATGGTTACGGTGGAACAGGAAAAACTTTTGTTTGGAAGACATTAGCATCTGCACTGAGATCAAGATCACAAGTTGTACTAACTGTTGCATCAAGTGGGATTGCATCTCTTTTACTACCCGGTGGACGGACAGCACACTCACGATTTGCAATCCCACTCAATTTAGATGAATGCTCAACATGCAATATAAAACAGGGCAGCGCATTAGCTGATTTGTTAATAAAGACTAAGCTAATTATTTGGGATGAGGCTCCTATGGTGAATAGATTTTGTATTGAGGCACTTGACAGGACAATGCGTGATATATTAAGATTCAGCAATCCAAACAGCCTTGATCAGCCTTTTGGAGGGAAGACAGTGGTCTTCGGTGGTGACTTTCGACAAATTCTCCCAGTAATTCCTAAAGGGACTAGACAAGAAATTGTTAACGCCACTATAAACTCATCGTACATATGGGATAGTTGCAAGCTGTTGTCATTGACCAAAAACATGCGATTGAAAGCAGGTGACTCCCACACAAACTCATCCGAGTTAAAAGAGTTTGGTGACTGGATACTAGGTATTGGTGATGGTAGCCACGGAACACCAAGAGATTGTGGTGAGAGGATTGAAATCCCAGAAGACATCCTGGTTAAGGATTGGGATGACCCAATAGAGACGATCTGTAAGGTAACATATCCAGAACTATTTTGCGGGAAAAATATTGATGAACATATTGAAGATAGAGCGATACTAGCACCAACATTGCAAATAGTTGATGAGATAAACAACTACATGATGAGCTTAAATTCTACTGAAGCACAAACATATTACAGCTCAGACAAGGCATGCCCAACAGAATCCAACAATGACTTATTGGCATCCATACACACACCAGAATTCCTAAACACAATCAGATGTTCAGGAATTCCAAATCATGAGTTGACATTAAAGGTTGGAACCCCTATAATGTTACTGAGGAATATAGACCATTTTGCAGGATTGTGCAATGGTACCCGCCTGGTTGTCACTAGGCTTGGGAAACACATCATTGAAGCATGTAGCAAGGTTGGAAAGAACAAAGGTCAGAAGGTGTTTATTCCTAGGATGACTCTAAGCCCATCGGATCATCGAATTCCATTCAAGTTCCAACGGAGACAGTTTCCTATAATGGTGTCTTACGCAATGACTATA